In a single window of the Pseudodesulfovibrio profundus genome:
- the cmk gene encoding (d)CMP kinase: MAKRIVTIDGPAGVGKSTMAKQLARELAIPYLDTGAMFRAIAWKLGEGSWEWDEARLDEALASFDFSLSGVGEDSVLALNGVPIGAEIRTEEVGMWASNVATLPVIRSFLKTAQQSLGERFSLVAEGRDMGTVIFPDATHKFFLDATVEERARRRYRQLQEMGKDADLELLKEQIAKRDDQDRNRAVAPLKAADDAVTIDTTTLTIPDVFQALVDGVQR, from the coding sequence ATGGCTAAGCGTATCGTCACCATTGATGGTCCGGCCGGCGTCGGCAAATCCACCATGGCCAAGCAGTTGGCCCGTGAACTCGCTATTCCCTATCTGGATACCGGAGCCATGTTCCGGGCCATTGCCTGGAAGCTGGGTGAGGGATCCTGGGAGTGGGACGAAGCACGATTGGACGAGGCGTTGGCTTCATTTGATTTTTCCCTGTCCGGGGTGGGCGAAGATTCTGTTCTCGCCTTGAACGGTGTCCCTATCGGTGCTGAAATCCGCACCGAGGAGGTCGGCATGTGGGCTTCGAATGTAGCCACGCTGCCGGTGATCCGGTCGTTTCTCAAGACGGCCCAGCAATCCCTTGGCGAACGGTTTTCCCTTGTTGCCGAAGGACGCGACATGGGGACGGTCATTTTCCCTGACGCCACCCACAAGTTCTTCCTCGACGCCACCGTGGAAGAGCGAGCCCGACGACGATATCGCCAGTTGCAGGAGATGGGAAAGGATGCGGACCTCGAGTTGCTCAAGGAGCAGATCGCCAAACGTGACGATCAGGACCGCAACAGGGCGGTGGCTCCGCTCAAGGCCGCAGACGACGCGGTGACCATCGATACGACGACGCTGACGATCCC